The proteins below come from a single Tigriopus californicus strain San Diego chromosome 3, Tcal_SD_v2.1, whole genome shotgun sequence genomic window:
- the LOC131878006 gene encoding uncharacterized protein LOC131878006, which translates to MQQLYILVAAITLARSDEYPTDYIAPPTDLQEYYPQSYPEAYNPYYIDSRTVFSGENGGIGIPVVAALGVGGLAVGLAIVQHSALKRERIRSQVSTDQTIAAALTSLTTSQTSSLASLVTAQAPVTARVDQVCSAFTAASAAIPDPVPSTVPTVAPVVAAFLAALQNNLCV; encoded by the exons ATGCAACAACTTTACATTTTGGTTGCTGCCATTACCCTCGCTCGTAGTGATGAATACCCAACTGATTACATTGCACCTCCGACAGATCTTCAAGAATATTACCCTCAATCCTATCCCGAAGCATACAACCCATATTACATTGATTCGAGAACCGTCTTCTCGGGGGAAAATGGAGGAATCGGG ATTCCCGTGGTTGCGGCATTGGGTGTGGGCGGTCTAGCTGTCGGATTGGCTATAGTTCAACACTCGGCCCTGAAGAGGGAACGGATTCGGAGCCAGGTCTCGACCGATCAGACGATTGCCGCAGCCCTAACATCGTTGACAACCTCGCAAACCTCATCCTTGGCCTCTTTAGTGACAGCACAAGCGCCAGTGACGGCAAGGGTGGATCAAGTCTGTTCAGCCTTTACCGCCGCTTCTGCAGCCATTCCCGACCCAGTCCCTTCCACCGTCCCTACTGTAGCACCTGTTGTGGCTGCGTTTTTGGCCGCCTTACAAAATAATTTGTGCGTTTAA
- the LOC131878072 gene encoding uncharacterized protein LOC131878072, with amino-acid sequence MKVLSFVLVFWNFFGLIVTQNDVQPLDERPILAIGLVGVVGAIGAGLAIAQSANQRAEIQDSINSLNTDVATLSTSITSASTTLTEETSQATMNNANLNLICSAIDTISGLTPPTTLATSRTTLELIKSTLAITCT; translated from the exons ATGAaggttctttctttcgttttggtattttggaacttttttggCCTCATTGTCACGCAAAATG ACGTGCAACCATTGGATGAAAGACCT ATACTAGCCATTGGACTCGTGGGCGTGGTTGGGGCTATTGGAGCGGGCTTAGCCATTGCCCAATCTGCCAATCAACGAGCAGAAATTCAGGACTCGATCAATTCCTTGAACACGGATGTGGCCACCCTGTCCACTTCTATCACGTCTGCTTCAACCACTTTGACAGAGGAAACCTCGCAAGCCACAATGAATAATGCCAATCTAAATTTGATCTGCTCGGCCATCGACACAATTTCAGGCCTCACACCTCCTACCACATTAGCTACATCGAGGACGACTTTGGAACTGATTAAGAGTACTTTGGCGATCACATGCACATAA
- the LOC131877722 gene encoding uncharacterized protein LOC131877722: MDRQPQKFTSLCALRFFVSTRYYKYHWSMSHSPPKVQLRSPRSIQKARKASMPSQLCPVAIGGCERPNLFWLTVEEYQAFQDLFQKEMVQSARSQLLKPFLPNSHLGIWLAFLDKGDRWHRVKIDTTPIDTSDGLWQCRDLDSAQIYVCADPTRFYQIPSRWKDIVPQSILLEIPNLVPIKGSLSMNTKVWQFRSQTWSPQAFADVQDLIQRSLPVKAHFKDYTENQFGYNAQGELFFQEKDGKALSLTEFLVSKGHAKVSKPMKIRTSTPEPETSKATITYDYETNSCVGGKMVNLDHLGDHSTLTDWLIENGKTTYLDLDH; encoded by the exons ATGGATCGTCAGCCACAAAAGTTCACCTCTCTCTGCGCTTTGCGTTTCTTCGTATCCACGC GTTACTATAAATACCACTGGAGCATGTCGCATTCACCACCCAAGGTTCAACTTCGTTCACCGCGGTCCATTCAAAAAGCCCGGAAAGCTTCGATGCCCTCTCAACTTTGTCCGGTGGCCATTGGTGGGTGCGAACGACCCAATCTTTTCTGGCTCACTGTGGAGGAATACCAAGCTTTCCAGGATCTCTTTCAAAA AGAAATGGTTCAGTCCGCTCGCAGTCAGCTCTTGAAGCCATTCCTCCCCAACTCTCATCTTGGGATTTGGTTGGCCTTCTTAGACAAGGGTGATCGTTGGCATCGTGTCAAGATCGATACCACACCTATCGACACCTCAGATGGCCTATGGCAATGTCGGGATCTCGACTCAGCTCAAATCTACGTGTGCGCAGATCCCACCAGATTCTACCAAATCCCATCTCGTTGGAAGGATATCGTGCCTCAATCCATTTTGCTTGAG ATTCCAAATCTGGTGCCAATAAAAGGGAGCTTGTCCATGAACACTAAGGTTTGGCAATTTCGCTCCCAAACCTGGTCTCCACAAGCTTTCGCTGATGTTCAGGATCTGATCCAAAGGTCTCTCCCCGTGAAAGCTCATTTTAAAGATTATACTGAAAACCAATTCGGCTACAACGCACAGGGTGAGCTTTTCTTCCAGGAGAAGGATGGGAAGGCTCTTTCTTTGACCGAGTTTCTCGTGTCCAAAGGTCATGCTAAAGTGAGTAAACCCATGAAGATCCGAACCTCCACGCCTGAGCCTGAAACTTCCAAGGCAACAATTACGTACGATTACGAAACAAACTCCTGTGTGGGAGGAAAGATGGTAAACTTGGATCACCTTGGAGATCACTCGACGTTGACCGATTGgttgattgaaaatggaaaaacgaCATACTTGGATCTCGATCACTGA
- the LOC131877721 gene encoding ras GTPase-activating-like protein IQGAP1 — protein MSPVSGTPTVICASVCGKTADEMDEERLESDAYQYLCHLEEARQWLGTILNGRELPPTGQFEEHLRNGVCLALLGHALSPDWVPLKRIFDVDESRFRERGLHFRHTDNINYFLQAIKNIGLPEIFTPETTDIYDRKNMPRVIFCIHALSLFLFKLGITPQIQDLYGKVTFTEAELQTAQTNLEEFGGPLPQFRQIGGMLNDSISSSPSKMKPMGTPKMGRSLADYEITIPELKPNKNHHFHSMVEDADEGPGFDVRSLIDFQARARGFLARQELYARLKPYYDQIERVIQAQRLWRSILIRRRFQALVYQVLQNRPRAPKIRPLAHFRPYERQIVAIQRSWRQYRINKDLLDLMKAREINLPLVRRFIHLLDTHALDFHQELLAQSLKGEITKAIRENQKLEKDLDTMDIKIGLLVKNRISVQDVVSHSKTLSSKKSSGGVQRKETFYLSGTLGESTLPRIGLKALKKESKERLDAYQHLFYLLQTNPHYLAKLIFVMPQMKTTKFLESVILTLYNFGTNPREEFLLLKLFKHALEEEVRVKVDKPSDIVTGQPLVLKMIVSFNRNGKGQANLRDMLGPLINRVLEDKTLQISTNPVEIYKQWVNQLEFDSGKSCGLSYDVTMDKALEHEEVRKRLERSITKLKQVSTLFLTTIVKAKAKMPFGMLFMAKVLYNALRKKFPQIHEKEILKVIGNLIYYRYINTAIVAPDSCDIVDINATDKAMNNEQRKNLGSIAKVLQFAASKKGFGEESAHLMCLNQYIIESHDKFKAFFADCCRVPEPEEEFAIDSYSEALLLAKPVIYITLAEICDTHQLLLDYRYQVASNEDDPIHELLDDLGERPSLCSLLGAADTESSDASLTHLSQTEVCLTLSNKFEVPLVDKLNMDRLFLKTKQQIMSILPCTHENNLLGCLKSRTTDEQSQKYWKIVKRKREADKIFENNKSMLDQTISFPDDDIRIPLDDCKHETLKNLQILERHGLVTIKDGFQAIINSIGKDIANQKAYRSRRRTDISRLKNTLSALEMKRQFFEDQIDYYHQYLKQCLANLNADPAKGKKKVRFHKAFGHSTSHTKNEKRLHSRQSIKYTGSKLHEKGILHTIQGLPANQFKNVVFEFTPKDEDGVFEVNVCFMGSKMESVEIDLQELLQLQYEGVAMMNMFGKARINVNLLLHMLNIKFYGRK, from the exons ATGAGTCCGGTGAGTGGCACGCCTACCGTGATTTGCGCCTCGGTGTGCGGAAAAACGGCCGACGAGATGGACGAGGAACGCCTGGAAAGTGACGCCTATCAGTACTTGTGTCATTTGGAAGAGGCTCGTCAATGGTTAGGCACCATTTTGAATGGGCGGGAGTTGCCGCCCACGGGTCAATTCGAGGAGCATTTACGTAATGGGGTGTGTCTAGCCCTGTTGGGCCACGCCCTATCGCCGGATTGGGTGCCGCTGAAGCGGATTTTTGACGTGGATGAGAGTCGATTTCGTGAGCGCGGTTTGCATTTTCGTCACACGGACAATATCAACTACTTCTTGCAAGCCATCAAAAACATCGGATTGCCAGAG ATCTTCACCCCAGAGACTACCGACATCTACGATCGTAAGAACATGCCCCGAGTGATCTTTTGCATCCACGCCCTCAGCCTATTCCTGTTCAAATTGGGCATTACCCCTCAAATCCAGGATCTCTATGGCAAAGTCACCTTCACCGAAGCAGAACTCCAAACGGCCCAAACTAATTTAGAAGAATTTGGGGGCCCACTGCCTCAGTTTCGACAAATTGGCGGTATGCTCAACGACAGCATCTCCAGCTCACCAAGTAAAATGAAGCCGATGGGAACACCGAAAATGGGTCGTTCCTTGGCAGACTACGAGATCACAATTCCAGAGTTGAAGCCCAATAAAAATCACCATTTCCATTCAATGGTCGAGGACGCAGACGAAGGGCCCGGCTTTGATGTCAGGAGTTTGATCGATTTTCAAGCTCGAGCTCGTGGATTCCTGGCCCGCCAAGAGCTCTACGCTCGATTGAAGCCTTACTACGATCAAATTGAGCGAGTCATCCAGGCTCAACGTCTCTGGCGCAGTATTCTTATTCGTCGACGATTTCAGGCTTTGGTGTATCAAGTGCTCCAAAACCGTCCCCGAGCGCCGAAAATCCGACCTTTGGCCCACTTTAGGCCTTACGAACGGCAGATTGTGGCGATTCAGCGCTCTTGGCGCCAATATCGCATCAACAAAGATCTGCTGGACCTGATGAAGGCGCGTGAGATCAATTTGCCTTTGGTGAGGCGGTTCATCCATCTTTTGGACACTCACGCTTTAGATTTTCATCAGGAGCTCTTGGCTCAGTCGCTCAAGGGCGAGATCACCAAAGCCATTCGCGAGAACCAGAAACTGGAGAAGGATCTGGACACAATGGATATCAAGATTGGGTTATTGGTGAAGAATCGAATCTCAGTTCAAGACGTAGTGAGCCACAGCAAAACGTTGAGTTCCAAGAAGAGCTCTGGTGGAGTACAGAGAAAGGAGACCTTTTACCTAAGTGGAACCTTAGGCGAATCCACTTTGCCTCGGATTGGCTTGAAAGCTTTGAAGAAAGAGAGCAAGGAGCGATTGGATGCTTATCAGCATCTCTTCTACTTGCTTCAGACGAACCCGCACTACCTGGCCAAGTTGATCTTCGTCATGCCTCAAATGAAGACCACCAAGTTCTTAGAGAGTGTCATCCTCACTCTATACAACTTTGGCACCAATCCCAGAGAAGAGTTTCTGCTCCTGAAATTGTTTAAACACGCTTTGGAAGAGGAAGTCAGGGTCAAAGTGGACAAGCCCAGTGATATCGTCACTGGTCAACCTTTGGTTCTCAAAATGATTGTGAGCTTTAATCGTAATGGCAAGGGACAAGCCAATCTGAGAGACATGCTTGGACCTCTCATTAATCGGGTCTTGGAAGACAAGACCCTTCAGATTAGTACCAACCCCGTGGAAATCTACAAACAATGGGTGAATCAATTGGAATTCGATTCAGGCAAATCTTGCGGATTGTCCTATGACGTGACCATGGACAAAGCCCTTGAACATGAAGAGGTTCGAAAGCGACTAGAGCGATCTATCACCAAATTGAAGCAAGTCTCCACGCTATTTTTGACTACGATCgtcaaagccaaggccaagatgCCTTTCGGCATGCTCTTCATGGCCAAGGTTCTTTACAACGCATTACGAAAGAAGTTCCCTCAAATTCACGAGAAGGAGATCCTGAAAGTGATCGGGAACCTCATCTACTACCGGTACATAAACACGGCCATCGTAGCTCCAGATTCATGCGATATAGTGGACATCAATGCCACTGATAAAGCCATGAACAATGAACAGCGCAAGAACTTAGGCAGTATCGCCAAAGTGTTGCAATTCGCTGCTTCCAAGAAGGGCTTTGGTGAGGAATCCGCTCACTTGATGTGCCTGAATCAGTACATTATCGAAAGCCACGACAAGTTCAAGGCCTTCTTCGCCGATTGCTGCCGTGTGccagaacctgaggaagaGTTCGCCATCGACTCCTACTCGGAAGCCTTGCTTTTGGCCAAGCCCGTGATTTACATTACTTTGGCCGAGATCTGCGACACTCATCAGTTGCTTCTGGATTATCGCTATCAAGTGGCCTCAAATGAGGATGACCCTATTCACGAACTTCTCGACGATTTGGGCGAACGACCTTCACTTTGCTCCCTGTTAGGAGCTGCTGACACCGAGTCCTCGGATGCCTCTCTAACGCATCTCAGTCAAACTGAAGTCTGCCTCACCCTGAGCAACAAGTTTGAAGTGCCTTTGGTGGATAAACTCAACATGGACCGGCTATTTTTGAAGACCAAACAACAGATTATGAGCATCCTTCCCTGCACACATGAGAATAATCTTCTGGGATGCTTAAAGTCTAGAACCACGGATGAGCAATCCCAAAAGTATTGGAAGATTGTGAAGAGAAAACGAGAAGCGgacaaaatatttgagaaCAACAAATCCATGTTGGATCAAACCATCTCTTTCCCTGACGACGATATCCGGATTCCTTTGGATGATTGCAAACACGAGACGTTGAAGAACCTACAAATCCTGGAGCGGCATGGGTTAGTGACCATCAAGGACGGCTTCCAAGCCATCATTAACTCGATTGGCAAGGACATCGCCAATCAGAAAGCATACCGCTCTCGTCGTCGCACCGACATTTCTCGCCTCAAGAATACCCTGAGCGCATTGGAAATGAAGAGACAGTTTTTTGAGGACCAGATTGACTACTACCATCAATACCTCAAGCAATGTCTGGCCAATTTGAATGCTGATCCTGCCAAAGGCAAGAAGAAGGTGCGCTTCCACAAGGCCTTTGGTCACAGCACGTCTCATACGAAGAACGAAAAGAGGCTCCATTCTCGCCAGTCTATCAAATACACAGGATCGAAACTTCACGAGAAAGGTATCCTTCACACCATTCAAGGACTCCCGGCTAATCAGTTCAAGAACGTGGTATTCGAGTTTACGCCCAAAGACGAGGATGGCGTCTTCGAGGTGAATGTGTGCTTCATGGGGTCCAAGATGGAGTCCGTGGAAATTGACTTGCAGGAGTTGCTCCAGCTCCAATATGAAGGCGTGGCCATGATGAACATGTTTGGAAAGGCCCGGATCAACGTCAATCTACTACTGCACATGTTGAACATTAAGTTCTACGGgcgaaaatga
- the LOC131878098 gene encoding uncharacterized protein LOC131878098, with protein MWWCRSAQLSALPLRLARRTWASTIRDHWAPGASCATVNQLRPIWLSSPGHRAHEASAPTSADPPHMQQRQFSKVTDSRLIEHYLEDVFGEEDPMEHMRNIMHPESRDQVVFGLCQAQSLAQVFEHLADVKDISLSQAEQALASLFHLQKFTAEKVNYLPSPKFGPQVLGHPTFERILQVIERNMAQQTLSHGAYTFLALLRLEVPMGREMMMRLQIHLQRHISTMDLDALAYFCVALRGRNSLETRVREASLSWHMALAPTLPYLEKFVESAENAEDIRKIAICVNALSRVVSNEFMDRFCRRIKALLAQGEFAGDEALSSLVKVLSISLAKRDWHFSNFHFVREIILQLTGRIHTLSPVQLLVVNRLVSKNKDPVSIHYELADVLTKMYEELKAKPQSDFVFEMELVRALATLDVFIWPPNYLSQSIKKAVSHPQSQMVMSCVFDILRCAGLFHESVSKAVLTRALEACKNNPPDFHRLIVRYYDLANNMSHKIRDVDFEQKAVALIRETIMTCPFPGRFSSHLSFIIAYDGEVSEPLLQRFLQMVPNMNAFCILLISRSLETRTKQTSARTYQNFQTIQLALSKRAQDLLAVDQTSPEKFILLKSQYSRQKASDSAYDVNVRGQVQLVSPTDLDLNAVTVRRISQSMKNLFFTMDIDRPNDFIEKAIKYVITHQEHLHNYVTNVVLGFLFTANYDGHIPNEFFDVCSKALVRDMNYESAITILQGGIAFSFFNQMSPTLISKLFNVDFMDRLDQELKVCAETGVNGYPSRIRRSVLMLNRSVILNTYAFSKEVLKGFLALTVRXCAETGVNGYPSRIRRSVLMLNRSVILNSPEYKVPWLEDDLTPVDVASRNWVMLYTANMRQEVQLILGEILGGREYFQEHLFTPYYSFIDFEVVMNAEGKPVKKEKGSPMRALTVLNRSEINQETDLEKQWTRYAILIMAPQAYAFSKEVLKGFLALTVRNIGKEGFKVICINPFQWHGMHMVNKTGKAEFLKEQLGMKR; from the exons ATGTGGTGGTGCCGTTCGGCGCAATTGAGCGCTCTCCCGCTACGCTTGGCTCGCCGAACGTGGGCCAGCACCATACGCGATCACTGGGCTCCCGGCGCGTCCTGCGCCACTGTCAATCAGTTGCGACCCATCTGGCTATCATCGCCCGGTCATCGCGCTCATGAAGCTAGCGCCCCCACGTCAGCTGACCCCCCACACATGCAGCAGCGCCAATTCAGCAAGGTCACAGATTCGCGTCTGATTGAACATTATTTGGAGGACGTGTTTGGTGAGGAGGACCCCATGGAGCACATGAGAAATATCATGCACCCCGAGTCAAGAGACCAGGTGGTCTTCGGGCTCTGCCAAGCTCAGAGCTTGGCTCAGGTCTTTGAACACTTGGCAGATGTGAAAGACATAAGTCTAAGTCAGGCAGAGCAAGCGCTGGCCAGTTTGTTCCATTTACAAAAATTCACCGCGGAGAAGGTGAACTATTTGCCGTCGCCCAAGTTTGGACCACAGGTTTTGGGTCATCCTACTTTCGAGCGAATTCTCCAGGTTATTGAGCGGAACATGGCCCAACAGACCTTGAGCCACGGGGCCTACACCTTCTTGGCTTTACTGCGTTTAGAGGTGCCAATGGGGCGGGAGATGATGATGCGCCTCCAGATCCATTTGCAACGGCACATTAGCACCATGGATTTGGACGCTCTGGCTTACTTTTGCGTGGCTTTGCGCGGACGGAACTCACTCGAGACGCGTGTGCGCGAGGCTAGCTTGTCTTGGCATATGGCCTTGGCACCCACCCTTCCTTATTTGGAGAAGTTTGTAGAGAGCGCTGAAAATGCAGAAGATATCCGAAAGATTGCCATTTGCGTCAATGCGCTCAGCCGTGTGGTCAGTAATGAATTTATGGATCGCTTCTGTAGGCGGATCAAGGCACTTTTGGCTCAGGGTGAGTTTGCCGGGGATGAAGCTTTGAGCTCATTAGTCAAGGTCCTCTCCATCTCATTGGCCAAACGTGACTGGcacttttccaattttcatttcgTGCGTGAAATCATCTTACAACTGACCGGCCGCATTCACACCCTTAGTCCGGTTCAGTTGCTTGTGGTGAATAGGTTGGTGAGTAAGAACAAGGATCCCGTGAGCATTCATTACGAATTGGCGGACGTGTTAACCAAGATGTATGAGGAGCTCAAGGCCAAGCCCCAGTCCGATTTCGTATTTGAAATGGAGTTGGTGCGTGCCTTAGCCACATTAGACGTGTTCATTTGGCCACCCAATTATCTCAGTCAGAGCATCAAAAAAGCCGTAAGCCACCCTCAAAGTCAAATGGTGATGAGTTGTGTCTTTGATATCCTGCGGTGTGCTGGCTTGTTCCATGAATCCGTGAGCAAGGCTGTGCTGACCCGTGCTTTGGAGGCATGTAAGAACAACCCTCCAGATTTTCACCGACTCATTGTGCGGTATTATGATTTAGCCAATAACATGTCACACAAGATTCGTGACGTggactttgaacaaaaagctGTGGCCTTGATCAGAGAGACAATTATGACGTGCCCGTTCCCAGGCCGTTTTAGCAGTCATTTGAGTTTCATCATCGCGTATGATGGAGAAGTGAGCGAACCACTCCTTCAACGCTTCTTGCAGATGGTTCCAAACATGAATGCGTTCTGTATTCTGTTGATTTCGCGAAGCTTGGAAACGCGCACCAAGCAGACTAGCGCCAGGACCTACCAGaatttccaaaccattcaGCTGGCTCTCTCCAAACGAGCTCAAGACCTCTTGGCCGTCGACCAGACATCGCCTGAAAAATTCATTCTGCTGAAAAGCCAATATAGCCGTCAAAAAGCTTCGGATTCGGCCTATGATGTCAATGTCCGTGGTCAAGTCCAATTAGTAAGTCCGACAGACTTAGACCTAAATGCGGTCACCGTACGTCGAATCAGTCAATCCATGAAGAATCTCTTCTTTACCATGGACATCGATCGACCAAACGACTTCATTGAGAAGGCCATCAAGTACGTCATAACTCATCAAGAACATTTACATAACTACGTGACCAATGTGGTCCTTGGCTTCCTATTCACTGCCAATTATGACGGGCACATCCCCAACGAGTTTTTTGATGTCTGTTCCAAGGCATTGGTGCGGGATATGAACTACGAAAGCGCCATTACGATCCTTCAAGGTGggattgctttttctttttttaaccaGATGAGCCCGACCTTAATCAGTAAGTTGTTCAACGTCGATTTCATGGACCGCTTGGATCAGGAGCTGAAGGTGTGTGCCGAAACAGGGGTTAACGGGTATCCCAGTCGGATACGTCGATCTGTTCTCATGCTGAATCGTTCAGTGATCCTGAATA CTTATGCCTTCAGCAAGGAGGTGCTCAAAGGATTCTTGGCTTTAACTGTGAGANTGTGTGCCGAAACAGGGGTTAACGGGTATCCCAGTCGGATACGTCGATCTGTTCTCATGCTGAATCGTTCAGTGATCCTGAATAGTCCCGAGTACAAAGTGCCATGGTTGGAAGATGACCTCACTCCGGTGGACGTGGCCAGTCGAAATTGGGTTATGTTATACACGGCTAATATGCGGCAAGAGGTCCAACTCATCCTGGGCGAGATCTTGGGCGGGCGAGAATACTTTCAGGAGCACCTCTTCACACCTTATTACTCCTTCATAGACTTTGAAGTGGTGATGAATGCAGAGGGCAAACCAGTCAAGAAGGAGAAGGGCAGTCCCATGCGCGCCCTCACTGTGCTAAATCGTTCGGAAATTAATCAGGAGACAGATCTGGAAAAGCAATGGACTCGCTATGCCATCTTGATTATGGCGCCTCAAGCTTATGCCTTCAGCAAGGAGGTGCTCAAAGGATTCTTGGCTTTAACTGTGAGAAACATTGGGAAAGAAGGATTTAAAGTGATTTGTATTAATCCTTTCCAATGGCATGGCATGCACATGGTCAATAAAACGGGCAAGGCCGAATTCTTGAAAGAACAACTCGGAATGAAACGGTGA
- the LOC131877445 gene encoding periodic tryptophan protein 1 homolog: MDGVDELEKGDPNINFVPCLKWIRRGMAQAQPEKLKLSPEELAEVIAQTQAQITGMENQNQDEDDDDVEDDQDDENEDEADDQSVENTQDTDSAPQHPPLNEDERIAQEYAMDDYDQEDPDDNAGSLGLGRLVTFADPRQDPYLQDPDLDDDDSDVEDMIIKPTDNLLAVGHIEGDAPTLEIYVYNDVEDAFYVHHDVLLPSFPLALEWLSYDPGEETGGNFMAVGTMEPVIDVWDLDVVDGLEPAYRLGQKGQKKKKIKAVGHKDAVLALAWNHHVEYILASGSVDQSVLLWDLSGGQVKHQLNAHMEKVQALQWHPFESNNLLTGCCDKKARVFDCRGSEFKAWQVEGEVEKVVWNHFNPFTFLVATDTGYVQMIDVRQEKAPIWTLQAHSEGVNGLSLSTQCPDMMVTVSSDRTMKVWDIANHKPGCVQERAMALGQIHCLENCPDAPFVMCMGGDEPSNNLKVLDIRESASVRHRFGERKLTNPLKTSNFGYSTINEAEPDPSPETTVDAEMASDALEAMALETESITVIQPPVVSGGAVGKFKKKEKKKNKKKKEF; the protein is encoded by the exons ATGGATGGCGTGGATGAACTCGAGAAGGGTGATCCCAACATTAACTTTGTGCCTTGTCTCAAATGGATTCGCCGAGGCATGGCCCAAGCCCAACCCGAAAAG CTGAAATTGTCGCCCGAGGAATTGGCCGAAGTGATTGCTCAAACGCAAGCTCAAATCACGGGGATGGAAAATCAGAACCAAgacgaggatgacgacgatgtCGAGGATGACCAGGATGACGAGAATGAGGATGAGGCAGACGACCAAAGTGTCGAGAATACCCAAGATACTGATTCCGCCCCTCAGCATCCTCCGCTCAACGAAGACGAACGCATCGCCCAAGAGTACGCCATGGATGATTATGATCAAG AGGACCCGGATGACAATGCGGGTAGTCTTGGCTTAGGGCGTTTGGTCACATTCGCTGATCCACGGCAAGACCCATATCTCCAAGATCCCGAcctagatgatgatgatagcgATGTTGAGGACATGATCATCAAGCCCACCGACAATCTGTTGGCCGTCGGTCACATCGAAGGCGACGCACCCACCCTTGAAATATACG TTTACAATGATGTGGAAGACGCTTTCTACGTGCATCACGATGTACTCTTGCCCTCGTTTCCCTTGGCCTTGGAGTGGCTGAGTTATGATCCCGGCGAAGAGACCGGTGGTAATTTCATGGCGGTGGGCACCATGGAGCCCGTGATTGATGTATGGGATTTGGACGTCGTGGATGGGCTCGAACCCGCTTATCGTTTGGGTCAGAAAGgccagaagaagaagaagatcaaaGCGGTGGGACATAAAGATGCGGTGCTCGCTTTAGCTTGGAATCATCATGTCGA GTACATATTGGCTAGTGGCAGCGTCGATCAAAGTGTCTTGCTTTGGGATTTGAGCGGCGGTCAGGTCAAACATCAACTCAATGCCCATATGGAGAAAGTCCAAGCTTTACAATGGCATCCGTTTGAGTCCAATAACTTGCTAACTGGTTGTTGCGATAA AAAAGCTCGCGTGTTCGATTGCCGTGGGTCCGAATTTAAAGCTTGGCAAGTTGAAGGTGAAGTCGAGAAAGTAGTATGGAACCATTTCAATCCATTCACATTTTTA GTAGCCACAGATACTGGTTACGTACAAATGATCGATGTCCGCCAGGAGAAGGCCCCCATTTGGACGTTGCAGGCGCATTCCGAGGGTGTCAATGGCTTGAGCCTGTCAACTCAATGTCCGGATATGATGGTGACCGTGTCCAGTGATCGGACCATGAAGGTCTGGGACATTGCCAATCACAAACCAGGTTGCGTGCAAGAGCGAGCCATGGCGTTGGGACAAATCCATTGCCTGGAAAATTGCCCGGACGCTCCGTTTGTTATGTGCATGGGCGGGGACGAACCATCCAACAATTTGAAGGTCTTGGACATTCGAGAATCGGCATCTG TTCGACATCGGTTCGGGGAACGCAAATTGACCAATCCATTAAAGACCTCTAATTTTGGCTACAGTACTATTAATGAAGCCGAACCCGATCCCAGCCCAGAGACTACGGTCGACGCCGAGATGGCCAGTGATGCCTTAGAAGCTATGGCTTTGGAGACCGAGAGCATAACCGTGATCCAGCCCCCGGTCGTGAGCGGTGGAGCCGTGGGcaaattcaagaagaaagaaaaaaagaaaaacaaaaagaaaaaagagttttGA